Proteins co-encoded in one Flavobacteriaceae bacterium MAR_2009_75 genomic window:
- a CDS encoding thiamine biosynthesis lipoprotein, producing the protein MSLFSCGEKKSEIVRNVNSGAALGTSYNLIYLTENEPLDLQKEIDSVFKVINKSLSTYIPDSDITRINQGDSTVVVDAMFRQVYELSKEVYLATDGYFDPTVGLLVNAWGFGPEKRIEMDSAQVQSLMSKVGFDNITLTSENRIRKSKPNMYLDFNAIAKGYSIDRLAVLMDSKGIENYLLEVGGELVAKGINQVKQKEWVVGIDDPQMENGRQLKLTIRLKDQALASSGNYRHFRVDEATGKKYVHTIDPITGFTKNANTLATTIIAENCAMADAFATAFMAMDLDDALKLLVELPELEAYIIYVDENGETQEFMSPGFEKIVSSN; encoded by the coding sequence ATGAGCCTTTTTTCCTGCGGAGAAAAAAAATCTGAGATTGTTCGTAACGTCAATAGTGGTGCGGCTTTGGGTACGTCATATAATTTAATTTATCTAACCGAAAACGAACCGCTCGATTTGCAGAAGGAGATAGATTCTGTATTTAAGGTAATTAATAAATCGCTTTCTACGTATATACCAGATTCCGATATCACTAGAATTAATCAGGGTGACAGTACAGTGGTAGTCGATGCGATGTTCAGGCAGGTTTATGAGTTATCAAAAGAAGTATATTTGGCTACAGATGGGTACTTTGACCCGACTGTGGGGCTTTTGGTAAATGCATGGGGTTTTGGCCCCGAGAAACGCATTGAAATGGATAGTGCTCAAGTTCAAAGTTTGATGTCAAAAGTCGGATTCGATAATATAACCCTCACCAGTGAAAATCGGATCAGAAAATCTAAACCTAACATGTATCTTGATTTTAATGCTATCGCCAAAGGGTATTCGATAGATAGATTGGCGGTTTTGATGGATAGTAAAGGTATTGAAAATTACCTGCTTGAAGTTGGTGGTGAATTGGTGGCGAAAGGTATTAACCAAGTCAAGCAAAAAGAGTGGGTAGTGGGTATCGATGATCCTCAGATGGAAAACGGCCGCCAACTTAAGCTTACGATTCGACTAAAGGATCAAGCATTGGCATCATCAGGAAATTATAGACATTTTCGCGTCGATGAGGCAACTGGTAAAAAGTATGTTCATACCATAGACCCAATTACCGGCTTCACTAAAAATGCCAATACTTTAGCGACTACCATCATTGCTGAAAATTGTGCGATGGCAGATGCTTTTGCTACCGCTTTTATGGCTATGGATTTAGATGATGCATTAAAACTTTTGGTAGAATTGCCAGAGTTGGAGGCCTATATTATTTATGTTGACGAGAATGGCGAAACGCAAGAATTTATGAGTCCGGGGTTTGAAAAGATTGTCTCGAGTAATTAA
- a CDS encoding methyltransferase family protein, with protein MSKIFKFFLNLIPRPWLISLSYLVRPIFALWMKGSKYTDPIDRKSFRNFLPYGYENPRENVLSPSTLSLERHRLLWLYLQSETNFFNGNLKVLHFAPEQPYYKRFRKLKNLDYTTTDLNSPLADVKADICDLPFKENSFDVILCNHVLEHIPDDTKAMEELFRVLKKGGWGVFQIPQDLKREKTFEDNSITDKKERAKIFGQYDHVRVYGRDYFDKLRSIGFKVEEVDYTDILSDTEIDKYRLAIGEIIPVVRKPI; from the coding sequence GTGTCTAAAATCTTTAAGTTTTTTCTGAACCTTATTCCAAGACCTTGGCTCATAAGCTTAAGCTATTTGGTAAGACCGATATTCGCTCTGTGGATGAAGGGCAGCAAATATACCGATCCCATTGATAGAAAGAGTTTTAGAAACTTTCTACCCTACGGATATGAAAACCCCAGAGAAAATGTATTGTCGCCTTCTACCCTATCGCTAGAGCGTCACCGATTGCTATGGCTGTATCTTCAAAGCGAGACCAACTTCTTCAATGGAAATTTGAAAGTTTTGCATTTCGCACCTGAACAACCCTACTATAAACGATTTAGAAAACTAAAGAATCTTGATTACACCACGACGGACCTTAATTCTCCGCTAGCCGATGTAAAAGCCGATATTTGCGACCTTCCTTTTAAAGAGAATTCGTTCGATGTCATTCTCTGCAACCATGTACTTGAGCATATACCTGATGATACCAAGGCAATGGAAGAACTATTTAGAGTTTTAAAAAAAGGCGGATGGGGCGTATTTCAAATTCCGCAAGACTTAAAACGTGAGAAAACATTTGAAGACAACTCGATTACCGATAAGAAAGAAAGGGCCAAAATATTTGGTCAGTACGACCATGTTAGAGTATATGGTCGAGACTATTTCGATAAGTTGAGAAGTATAGGTTTTAAAGTGGAAGAAGTTGATTACACAGACATTCTCTCCGATACAGAAATAGATAAGTATCGTTTGGCCATTGGTGAAATAATACCCGTGGTACGAAAGCCTATTTAA
- a CDS encoding methionine aminopeptidase type I → MVKIKTPEEIELMRESALVVSKTLGMIAAELKPGVNALYLDKLAEDFIRSQGAEPGFLGMYGFPNTLNMSPNAQVVHGIPNKEPLKEGDIISVDCGAIKNGYYGDHAYTFEVGEVEPETRKLLKVTKESLYLGIKEFRVGNRVGDVAYAIQNYTESHGYGVVRELVGHGLGKKLHEGPEMPNYGKRGRGKKFAEGMVVAIEPMINMGTKRIKQLKDGWTILTADGKPSAHFEHNVAIVNDKPELLSTYQYIYEALGIESNEEDEFRQAKLVL, encoded by the coding sequence ATGGTAAAAATAAAGACACCGGAAGAAATAGAACTAATGCGCGAAAGCGCATTAGTTGTCTCTAAGACTTTGGGCATGATTGCCGCTGAATTAAAGCCAGGGGTCAACGCCCTCTATCTTGATAAACTCGCAGAAGACTTTATTCGTTCTCAGGGTGCCGAACCCGGGTTTTTAGGTATGTACGGGTTTCCTAACACTTTGAACATGAGCCCTAATGCCCAAGTAGTTCATGGTATACCCAACAAAGAGCCCTTGAAAGAAGGCGATATTATTTCTGTTGACTGCGGAGCCATTAAAAATGGGTACTACGGGGATCACGCCTATACCTTTGAAGTTGGTGAGGTCGAACCGGAAACCCGAAAATTACTTAAAGTAACCAAAGAATCTTTATACCTAGGCATTAAGGAGTTTAGAGTAGGAAATAGGGTAGGCGATGTGGCCTATGCCATACAGAATTACACCGAAAGCCATGGGTATGGTGTAGTTAGAGAACTCGTAGGTCATGGCCTAGGTAAAAAGCTTCATGAAGGCCCGGAAATGCCCAATTACGGTAAGCGTGGAAGGGGCAAGAAGTTTGCTGAGGGCATGGTGGTAGCCATAGAGCCCATGATCAACATGGGTACCAAACGTATAAAGCAATTGAAAGATGGGTGGACCATACTTACCGCAGACGGAAAACCAAGTGCCCATTTCGAACACAACGTGGCAATTGTAAATGATAAACCAGAATTGCTTTCTACCTATCAATACATATATGAAGCCTTAGGCATCGAGAGTAATGAAGAAGATGAATTTCGTCAAGCAAAACTGGTTCTCTAA
- a CDS encoding phosphoglycerate mutase has protein sequence MNKKVILMILDGWGKSPDPKVSAIANAKTPFVDSLYKKYPNANLLTDGMNVGLPEGQMGNSEVGHMNLGAGRIVYQDLAKINLAVQENTLKDEKVLTEAFQYAKENNKAVHFLGLVSNGGVHSHINHLKGLIVAGNNYGLDKMFIHAFTDGRDVDPKSGKGFLEDVTSYADGKNTQLATVIGRYYAMDRDKRWERVKQAYDVMVNNVGEKSTNISETLQKSYDEGKTDEFIAPIVMTDSVGNPVAKIQKDDVVIFFNFRTDRGRELTQVLSQECMHDYDMHKLPLHYVTLTNYDDSYKGVHVVYDKENIKETLGEVLEKAGKKQIRIAETEKYPHVTFFFNGGREAPFEGEERLLCPSPKVATYDLKPEMSAYEIRDSIIPELKKGEVDFVCLNFANPDMVGHTGDMNAAIKACEVVDGCADAVVSAGLENGYTTIVIADHGNCDTMINPDGSPNTAHTTNPVPLILVDNELKEIKDGVLGDIAPTILKLLGVPQPELMTRQALV, from the coding sequence ATGAACAAAAAAGTAATATTGATGATACTGGACGGATGGGGAAAATCTCCTGATCCGAAAGTTTCCGCCATCGCAAATGCAAAAACTCCTTTTGTAGATTCACTATATAAAAAATACCCTAACGCCAACCTTTTGACCGATGGTATGAATGTTGGTCTTCCTGAAGGTCAAATGGGAAATAGTGAAGTAGGTCACATGAATTTGGGTGCCGGTAGAATCGTATATCAAGATTTAGCGAAAATAAATTTAGCCGTTCAAGAAAATACGCTCAAAGATGAGAAGGTTCTAACGGAAGCTTTTCAATACGCCAAAGAGAACAATAAAGCCGTTCATTTTTTAGGTCTTGTGAGTAATGGAGGTGTACACAGCCATATTAACCATTTAAAGGGCCTTATCGTTGCAGGCAATAATTATGGTTTAGATAAAATGTTCATTCATGCCTTTACCGATGGTAGAGATGTTGACCCAAAGAGTGGCAAAGGGTTTTTAGAAGATGTAACGTCTTATGCCGATGGCAAAAACACCCAGTTGGCCACCGTAATCGGTCGTTACTATGCCATGGATCGTGACAAGCGATGGGAACGTGTTAAACAAGCTTACGATGTGATGGTCAATAATGTGGGCGAAAAATCGACCAATATTTCTGAAACCCTTCAAAAAAGTTATGATGAAGGTAAGACCGATGAGTTTATTGCGCCCATTGTTATGACCGATTCAGTAGGAAATCCGGTTGCTAAAATTCAGAAAGACGATGTTGTCATCTTTTTCAATTTTCGCACCGACCGAGGCCGAGAGCTCACTCAAGTCTTGAGCCAAGAATGCATGCATGATTACGATATGCACAAATTACCACTACACTATGTTACCTTGACCAATTACGACGACTCGTACAAAGGTGTGCATGTGGTCTATGACAAAGAAAATATTAAAGAGACTTTAGGCGAAGTTTTAGAGAAAGCTGGAAAAAAACAAATCAGAATTGCCGAAACGGAAAAATACCCCCATGTTACCTTTTTCTTCAATGGCGGTCGAGAAGCACCGTTTGAAGGGGAAGAACGTCTGCTCTGCCCATCCCCTAAGGTAGCCACATACGATTTAAAGCCAGAAATGAGTGCCTATGAAATTAGGGATTCTATTATTCCCGAACTTAAAAAGGGAGAAGTTGATTTTGTCTGTTTGAATTTTGCCAACCCAGATATGGTCGGGCATACCGGTGATATGAATGCCGCCATCAAGGCTTGTGAAGTGGTAGATGGCTGTGCCGATGCGGTTGTTTCGGCAGGTTTAGAAAACGGTTATACCACAATTGTAATCGCAGATCACGGCAACTGCGACACCATGATCAACCCAGATGGTAGCCCAAATACCGCTCATACCACGAACCCCGTGCCCCTTATATTGGTCGATAACGAATTGAAGGAAATCAAAGATGGCGTTTTGGGCGATATTGCACCCACCATATTGAAACTTCTTGGAGTGCCACAGCCCGAATTAATGACAAGGCAAGCATTGGTATAG
- a CDS encoding ankyrin repeat protein: protein MKKTIIYVAVACLLSSSSLMANELNVNSETFKVTHLKTLDVSSFCKAIMQGDLETVKKLIDLGEDVNQKSLGMTPAIFAARYNKAEILQLLIDNGADLRIRSDKGFTVKKYAELSNAVDALQVLEAASGS, encoded by the coding sequence ATGAAAAAAACGATTATTTATGTAGCGGTAGCTTGTCTGCTATCGTCAAGTAGCCTTATGGCCAATGAACTTAATGTTAACAGTGAAACATTTAAAGTAACTCATCTTAAAACTTTAGATGTAAGCTCTTTTTGCAAGGCAATTATGCAAGGTGACCTAGAAACCGTTAAAAAACTTATTGATCTTGGGGAAGATGTAAATCAAAAATCATTGGGTATGACCCCGGCGATATTTGCGGCCAGATATAATAAGGCTGAAATTCTTCAGCTACTGATCGATAATGGGGCTGATTTAAGAATCAGAAGCGACAAAGGTTTTACGGTGAAAAAATATGCTGAATTATCGAATGCCGTAGATGCCCTTCAAGTGTTGGAGGCAGCTAGTGGAAGCTAA
- a CDS encoding peptidase M48-like protein, with the protein MGRSSWKIRIFIGLAIVAFAFIKRCSSKEENPYTGRVQTINMTAEQEIAIGLQSTPEIAQQYGGLYPDERLQAYVDKVGQKLVQNSIARETLYHYDFHLLADDQTINAFALPGGPIFITYALFKQLNEAQLAGVLGHEIGHVIGRHSAERIAEGEFWQTLSTGASVGGDLGGLVGGIGQNTLLSNGRDDELESDDLGVLFMIQTGYRPEEMIKVMEILKAAAGPNRAPEFQSTHPDPENRIERIQESISKYRNQQ; encoded by the coding sequence ATGGGAAGAAGTAGTTGGAAGATAAGAATCTTCATAGGGTTGGCCATTGTGGCCTTCGCCTTTATCAAACGCTGTAGCAGCAAAGAAGAAAACCCCTATACCGGTCGCGTTCAGACCATTAATATGACGGCCGAGCAAGAGATTGCCATCGGACTTCAAAGCACCCCTGAAATAGCACAGCAATACGGGGGGCTATACCCCGATGAGCGATTACAGGCCTATGTGGATAAAGTGGGGCAAAAACTCGTTCAAAATAGTATTGCCCGAGAAACCCTTTATCACTATGACTTTCATTTATTGGCAGACGACCAGACCATTAATGCATTTGCATTGCCCGGCGGACCAATATTTATAACCTACGCCCTATTCAAACAATTGAACGAAGCTCAACTCGCAGGTGTATTAGGGCATGAAATCGGGCACGTGATCGGCAGACATTCTGCGGAAAGAATTGCCGAAGGTGAGTTTTGGCAAACCCTTTCAACAGGAGCTTCGGTAGGCGGTGATTTAGGTGGCCTTGTGGGCGGAATCGGTCAAAACACCCTTTTAAGCAATGGTCGTGACGATGAACTCGAAAGTGATGATCTCGGGGTTCTTTTTATGATACAGACAGGATACCGACCCGAAGAGATGATCAAGGTAATGGAAATCTTAAAAGCTGCTGCCGGACCGAACCGTGCACCAGAGTTTCAAAGCACACATCCCGACCCTGAAAATAGAATTGAGAGAATACAAGAATCGATTTCGAAATACCGGAATCAGCAATAA